The following proteins are encoded in a genomic region of Thalassophryne amazonica chromosome 5, fThaAma1.1, whole genome shotgun sequence:
- the fbxo4 gene encoding F-box only protein 4 isoform X2, translating to MEGPEQHLNESVVIRSLRRFRDRYFPSRGEAPPAREADESWFGLLDFLPVDVQFLIMTFLSPVDICRLGATSRYWKAMVKDPLLWRYFLLRDMPFWPSIDHMTMPQLEYLHVPLSSEDESLDDGEQGVDEEKMTKHDYMAEYLKGCPSCRHQWLPSRPRYEIVTSFLQSLVASYEPRYAMFGSGIEQLDVSLVTKLMHSPDVLPVSGTPHRQVNGIGSGISYMFNNQHRFNILTLYSTNKAERDRAKVQQQSTNSKLFTAEGKDQSGHPIFSPAPQVQQVCQVVDGFIYVANAEPGRGDWEVEAAQIRAVLSSAWGSTSRPLVVLSCISREEPQSDRITRNRARCRSPCVEMAKKLDLPQLTNPWMVQDTVAESLFGLLDGISWLLRCSGVKL from the exons ATGGAAGGACCTGAGCAGCATCTGAATGAATCTGTGGTGATTCGCAGCCTCAGGCGTTTCAGAGACAGATACTTTCCCAGTAGAGGCGAAGCGCCTCCTGCTCGTGAGGCTGATGAGTCTTGGTTCGGACTTCTGGATTTCTTACCG GTGGATGTTCAGTTCCTGATCATGACCTTTCTCTCTCCTGTGGATATCTGTCGATTGGGAGCCACCAGTCGGTATTGGAAGGCTATGGTCAAAGATCCATTACTGTGGAGATATTTCCTGCTCAGAGACATGCCCTTCTGGCCCTCCATAGACCACATGACTATGCCTCAGCTGGAGTACTTGCACGTACCGCTAAGCAGCGAAGACGAGAGCCTGGATGATGGAGAACAAGGGGTAGATGAGGAGAAAATGACAAAGCACGACTACATGGCAGA ATACCTCAAAGGCTGTCCATCCTGCAGACATCAGTGGCTTCCTTCAAGGCCACGCTACGAGATTGTAACATCATTCCTACAGAGTTTGGTTGCTTCATATGAGCCACGTTATGCCATGTTTGGTTCTGGCATAGAGCAGCTGGATGTCTCTCTAGTCACAAAACTTATGCACTCCCCAGATGTGCTTCCAGTGTCTGGGACCCCACACCGACAAGTTAATG GTATTGGTTCGGGGATTAGTTACATGTTCAACAACCAACATAGGTTCAATATTCTCACTCTTTACTCAACCAACAA AGCAGAGAGGGACAGAGCCAAAGTGCAGCAGCAGAGTACCAATAGCAAGCTCTTCACTGCTGAAGGAAAGGATCAGTCAGGCCACCCCATCTTCAGTCCTGCTCCTCAGGTCCAGCAAGTATGCCAGGTGGTCGATGGCTTCATCTATGTCGCCAATGCAGAGCCTGGGAGAG GTGACTGGGAAGTAGAGGCAGCTCAGATCCGTGCAGTGCTGAGTTCTGCCTGGGGCTCAACATCAAGGCCTCTAGTGGTTCTATCTTGCATCTCCAGAGAAGAACCCCAATCAGACAGGATCACCAGAAACAGGGCCAGGTGTCGATCTCCTTGTGTTGAGATGGCAAAAAAGCTTGACCTCCCACAGCTGACTAACCCCTGGATG GTGCAGGACACAGTGGCAGAATCGCTGTTTGGGCTTTTGGATGGTATATCCTGGCTGCTGAGATGCTCTGGAGTCAAACTCTAG
- the fbxo4 gene encoding F-box only protein 4 isoform X1 — MEGPEQHLNESVVIRSLRRFRDRYFPSRGEAPPAREADESWFGLLDFLPVDVQFLIMTFLSPVDICRLGATSRYWKAMVKDPLLWRYFLLRDMPFWPSIDHMTMPQLEYLHVPLSSEDESLDDGEQGVDEEKMTKHDYMAEYLKGCPSCRHQWLPSRPRYEIVTSFLQSLVASYEPRYAMFGSGIEQLDVSLVTKLMHSPDVLPVSGTPHRQVNGIGSGISYMFNNQHRFNILTLYSTNKAERDRAKVQQQSTNSKLFTAEGKDQSGHPIFSPAPQVQQVCQVVDGFIYVANAEPGRAGDWEVEAAQIRAVLSSAWGSTSRPLVVLSCISREEPQSDRITRNRARCRSPCVEMAKKLDLPQLTNPWMVQDTVAESLFGLLDGISWLLRCSGVKL; from the exons ATGGAAGGACCTGAGCAGCATCTGAATGAATCTGTGGTGATTCGCAGCCTCAGGCGTTTCAGAGACAGATACTTTCCCAGTAGAGGCGAAGCGCCTCCTGCTCGTGAGGCTGATGAGTCTTGGTTCGGACTTCTGGATTTCTTACCG GTGGATGTTCAGTTCCTGATCATGACCTTTCTCTCTCCTGTGGATATCTGTCGATTGGGAGCCACCAGTCGGTATTGGAAGGCTATGGTCAAAGATCCATTACTGTGGAGATATTTCCTGCTCAGAGACATGCCCTTCTGGCCCTCCATAGACCACATGACTATGCCTCAGCTGGAGTACTTGCACGTACCGCTAAGCAGCGAAGACGAGAGCCTGGATGATGGAGAACAAGGGGTAGATGAGGAGAAAATGACAAAGCACGACTACATGGCAGA ATACCTCAAAGGCTGTCCATCCTGCAGACATCAGTGGCTTCCTTCAAGGCCACGCTACGAGATTGTAACATCATTCCTACAGAGTTTGGTTGCTTCATATGAGCCACGTTATGCCATGTTTGGTTCTGGCATAGAGCAGCTGGATGTCTCTCTAGTCACAAAACTTATGCACTCCCCAGATGTGCTTCCAGTGTCTGGGACCCCACACCGACAAGTTAATG GTATTGGTTCGGGGATTAGTTACATGTTCAACAACCAACATAGGTTCAATATTCTCACTCTTTACTCAACCAACAA AGCAGAGAGGGACAGAGCCAAAGTGCAGCAGCAGAGTACCAATAGCAAGCTCTTCACTGCTGAAGGAAAGGATCAGTCAGGCCACCCCATCTTCAGTCCTGCTCCTCAGGTCCAGCAAGTATGCCAGGTGGTCGATGGCTTCATCTATGTCGCCAATGCAGAGCCTGGGAGAG CAGGTGACTGGGAAGTAGAGGCAGCTCAGATCCGTGCAGTGCTGAGTTCTGCCTGGGGCTCAACATCAAGGCCTCTAGTGGTTCTATCTTGCATCTCCAGAGAAGAACCCCAATCAGACAGGATCACCAGAAACAGGGCCAGGTGTCGATCTCCTTGTGTTGAGATGGCAAAAAAGCTTGACCTCCCACAGCTGACTAACCCCTGGATG GTGCAGGACACAGTGGCAGAATCGCTGTTTGGGCTTTTGGATGGTATATCCTGGCTGCTGAGATGCTCTGGAGTCAAACTCTAG